The Thermoanaerobaculia bacterium genome has a window encoding:
- a CDS encoding 4Fe-4S dicluster domain-containing protein, producing MTVDRRAFFATAGKYLIVTAATAKVIETFLAGATPEPAAYAAADHWWAMVLDIEKCIGCGNCVRACKAENDVPLEAEYFRTWVERYHVRGEDMEHPDVDSPNGGYDGFPDKYPKGDGARTFFVPKLCNHCAHSPCVQVCPVGATFVSPDGVVLVDKSYCLGCRYCVQACPYGCRFIDPRTHTVDKCNLCYHRITKGLLPACVENCPTGSRMIGDLRNPNDPIHAFLREHKVQVLKPQMATGSKAFYNGLDGSVR from the coding sequence ATGACGGTCGACCGCCGGGCGTTCTTCGCCACCGCCGGAAAGTACCTGATCGTCACGGCGGCGACGGCGAAGGTCATCGAGACGTTCCTCGCGGGCGCGACGCCCGAGCCCGCCGCCTACGCGGCCGCCGACCACTGGTGGGCGATGGTGCTCGACATCGAGAAGTGCATCGGGTGCGGAAACTGCGTCCGCGCGTGCAAGGCCGAGAACGACGTGCCTCTCGAGGCGGAGTACTTCCGGACCTGGGTCGAGCGGTACCACGTCCGCGGCGAAGACATGGAGCATCCGGACGTCGATTCCCCCAACGGCGGATACGACGGATTCCCGGACAAGTATCCGAAGGGCGACGGCGCCCGGACCTTCTTCGTGCCCAAGCTCTGCAACCACTGCGCGCATTCGCCGTGCGTCCAGGTGTGCCCGGTGGGAGCGACCTTCGTGTCGCCGGACGGCGTCGTCCTCGTCGACAAGTCGTACTGCCTCGGCTGCCGCTACTGCGTGCAGGCGTGCCCCTACGGATGCCGCTTCATCGATCCGCGCACCCACACGGTCGACAAGTGCAATCTCTGCTATCACCGGATCACGAAGGGACTCCTCCCCGCGTGCGTCGAGAACTGCCCGACGGGATCGCGGATGATCGGAGACCTCCGGAACCCGAACGACCCGATCCACGCGTTCCTGCGCGAGCACAAGGTCCAGGTCCTCAAACCGCAGATGGCGACCGGCTCGAAGGCCTTCTACAACGGGCTCGACGGTTCGGTGCGATAG
- a CDS encoding sigma-70 family RNA polymerase sigma factor yields the protein MSAITISLAGNEPKSRTRVDDSDDASRFDEAVLPHVPSGYNLARWLTKNDDDARDVVQEAALRAWRFFGGFRGENGRAWFLTIVRRTAVTWLSRAAPERHAEPFDEEIHPAAEEAPDPERLAIGAASAERVRGALERLPPALREVVVLREQEGLSYKEIASVAEIPIGTVMSRLSRARERLVRDLSEPEER from the coding sequence GTGTCGGCGATTACAATCTCGCTCGCCGGAAACGAGCCGAAGAGCAGAACGCGCGTGGACGACAGCGACGACGCATCCCGTTTCGACGAGGCGGTCCTGCCGCACGTGCCGTCGGGCTACAACCTCGCCCGCTGGCTGACGAAAAACGACGACGACGCGCGCGACGTCGTGCAGGAGGCCGCGCTCCGCGCCTGGCGCTTCTTCGGGGGATTCCGGGGAGAGAACGGCCGGGCGTGGTTCCTCACGATCGTGCGGAGGACCGCGGTCACGTGGCTGTCGCGCGCGGCGCCCGAGCGCCACGCCGAGCCCTTCGACGAGGAAATCCATCCCGCCGCGGAAGAAGCTCCCGATCCGGAGCGGCTCGCGATCGGCGCCGCGTCGGCGGAACGGGTGCGAGGCGCTCTCGAGCGGCTTCCGCCCGCCCTTCGGGAAGTCGTCGTCCTGCGGGAGCAGGAGGGGCTCTCCTACAAGGAGATCGCGTCCGTCGCGGAAATCCCGATCGGCACCGTCATGTCGCGGCTCTCCCGCGCGCGGGAGCGTCTCGTGCGCGATCTCTCGGAACCGGAGGAACGCTGA
- a CDS encoding alpha/beta hydrolase, producing MPKVAVDGADLAYEITGSGPPVVLVHGSSVDRTTWDQVVPELSPSFRVLTYDRRGHGQSVPTGSGAGIDMDVSDLAGLLGATGFAPCHVVGSSFGALIALRLTAREPRLVRSLAVHEPPLIFYLVEDLEQLPVLEELLRIGGEILEQVERGDVPGGARRFVDELALGSGGWKSLSEEQREVFIANIRCWLGERAQPAAYDLDRRALSRFEGPVLISEGGRSPKHLKRITEKIHADALPQARYELVDAWGHAPQLTHPKEYAALLLDFLR from the coding sequence ATGCCGAAAGTCGCGGTCGATGGCGCCGATCTCGCCTACGAGATCACCGGGAGCGGGCCGCCGGTCGTCCTCGTCCACGGATCGAGCGTCGATCGAACGACGTGGGACCAGGTCGTGCCGGAGCTCTCGCCGTCGTTCCGCGTGCTCACGTACGACCGGCGCGGACACGGCCAGAGCGTTCCCACCGGATCCGGGGCCGGCATCGACATGGACGTGTCGGATCTCGCCGGTCTCCTCGGCGCGACCGGGTTCGCGCCGTGCCACGTCGTCGGGAGCTCGTTCGGGGCGCTCATCGCTCTGAGGCTCACGGCGCGCGAGCCCCGGCTCGTCCGATCCCTCGCCGTGCACGAGCCGCCGCTGATCTTCTATCTCGTGGAGGACCTGGAACAGCTGCCGGTGCTCGAGGAGCTCCTTCGGATCGGCGGCGAGATCCTCGAGCAGGTCGAGCGGGGAGACGTTCCCGGCGGCGCGCGCCGATTCGTCGACGAGCTCGCCCTCGGCTCGGGAGGATGGAAGTCTCTCTCCGAAGAGCAGAGGGAAGTCTTCATCGCGAACATCCGCTGCTGGCTCGGTGAGCGCGCCCAGCCGGCCGCGTACGATCTCGACCGCCGGGCGCTCTCCCGGTTCGAAGGACCCGTGCTGATCTCCGAGGGCGGACGGAGTCCGAAGCACCTGAAGCGGATCACCGAAAAGATCCACGCCGACGCTCTGCCGCAGGCGCGATACGAGCTCGTCGACGCGTGGGGACACGCGCCGCAGCTGACGCATCCCAAGGAGTACGCCGCGCTGCTGCTCGATTTTCTGCGGTAG
- the nrfD gene encoding NrfD/PsrC family molybdoenzyme membrane anchor subunit, with translation MDAQTLLHAVEGFMYPNEVDLQWSILIVLYPFITGLVAGAFILASLERVFNVAAVKPTYRLALLTALAFLLVAPLPLQLHLGHPERSIEMYLTPHTSSAMAMFGFVYLWYLMAVLVLEIWLDYRRDIVLTARESTGWKRTLYRVLALGSDNISPESLEIDDKVGRFLTIIGIPSAFLLHGYVGFIFGSVKANPWWSTPLMPVVFLFSAIVSGIALVMLMYMAISFMKGRVIDMPCVDTIARYFFYAFLIDFSLEMLDLIHRIYEADESFKSLDFMVHTRLYVSQVVMQIGLGTLVPLAMLALTQLVRLSEPARKTFYAIAGMLTLVGIFAMRWNVVIGGQLFSKSFLGYTTYKMAFATREGLLPAIALLLLPFAILFVLLIVLPPWPEEKETATSEAA, from the coding sequence ATGGACGCGCAGACTCTTCTCCATGCCGTCGAGGGGTTCATGTACCCGAACGAGGTGGATCTCCAGTGGAGCATCCTCATCGTCCTGTATCCGTTCATCACGGGGCTCGTCGCGGGCGCCTTCATTCTCGCGTCGCTCGAGAGGGTGTTCAACGTCGCGGCGGTGAAGCCGACCTACCGGCTCGCGCTCCTGACGGCCCTCGCGTTCCTCCTCGTCGCCCCGCTGCCGCTCCAGCTGCACCTCGGCCACCCGGAGCGGTCGATCGAGATGTACCTCACGCCGCACACGTCGTCGGCGATGGCGATGTTCGGCTTCGTCTATCTCTGGTATCTGATGGCGGTGCTCGTCCTCGAGATCTGGCTCGACTACCGCAGGGACATCGTCCTCACGGCCCGCGAGAGCACCGGATGGAAGCGCACGCTGTATCGCGTCCTCGCCCTCGGGTCCGACAACATCTCTCCGGAATCGCTCGAGATCGACGACAAGGTCGGGCGGTTCCTGACGATCATCGGAATCCCTTCGGCGTTCCTCCTGCACGGGTACGTCGGCTTCATCTTCGGATCCGTGAAGGCGAACCCCTGGTGGTCGACGCCCCTGATGCCGGTCGTCTTCCTGTTCTCCGCGATCGTCTCGGGGATCGCGCTCGTGATGCTGATGTACATGGCGATCAGCTTCATGAAGGGACGCGTGATCGACATGCCTTGCGTCGACACGATCGCCCGCTACTTCTTCTACGCGTTCCTGATCGACTTCTCCCTCGAGATGCTCGACCTGATCCACCGCATCTACGAGGCGGACGAGTCGTTCAAGAGCCTCGATTTCATGGTCCACACCCGCCTCTACGTCTCGCAGGTCGTCATGCAGATCGGGCTGGGCACGCTCGTGCCGCTCGCGATGCTCGCGCTGACGCAGCTCGTCCGCCTGTCGGAGCCGGCGCGGAAGACGTTCTACGCGATCGCCGGAATGCTCACGCTCGTCGGCATCTTCGCGATGCGGTGGAACGTCGTGATCGGCGGCCAGCTCTTCTCGAAGAGCTTCCTCGGTTACACGACCTACAAGATGGCCTTCGCGACGCGAGAGGGGCTCCTCCCGGCGATCGCGCTGCTGCTCCTTCCGTTCGCCATCCTCTTCGTGCTCCTCATCGTCCTCCCTCCCTGGCCCGAGGAGAAGGAAACCGCGACGTCGGAAGCCGCCTGA
- a CDS encoding anti-sigma factor — protein MPCSEGPATLGAWLDGELEADRRAEFAAHLATCETCAARQRVYGRLGAALRDPALVHVAPGGLVRSVAFSRRRTPRRSAVGRWAFPLAAGLLLGVAVAGYRERSVRADALAAELAGSHVRALQAEKLTDVPSSDRHTVKPWFAGKLDFSPPVPDLSVEGFPIVGGRLDAVAGRPAAALVYSRRRHVIDVYVRPAEGAPKAISRDWNGFHFAGWREGDLAFWAVSDLDRRELDRFVTLFRSRAS, from the coding sequence ATGCCCTGCTCCGAAGGTCCGGCCACGCTCGGCGCCTGGCTCGACGGCGAGCTCGAGGCCGATCGACGCGCCGAGTTCGCCGCGCATCTCGCGACGTGCGAGACGTGCGCCGCCCGGCAACGGGTCTACGGACGGCTCGGCGCCGCCCTCCGCGATCCCGCGCTCGTTCACGTCGCTCCCGGGGGGCTCGTCCGGAGCGTCGCATTCTCCCGGCGGCGGACGCCTCGGCGATCCGCCGTCGGGCGATGGGCGTTCCCGCTCGCCGCGGGACTCCTCCTCGGCGTCGCGGTCGCCGGCTACCGGGAGAGATCGGTCCGCGCCGACGCGCTCGCCGCGGAGCTCGCGGGGAGCCACGTGCGAGCGCTCCAGGCCGAAAAGCTGACGGACGTGCCGTCGAGCGACCGCCATACCGTCAAGCCGTGGTTCGCGGGCAAGCTCGACTTCTCGCCGCCCGTTCCGGATCTCTCCGTCGAGGGATTTCCGATCGTCGGCGGAAGGCTCGACGCGGTCGCGGGTCGGCCGGCCGCGGCGCTCGTCTATTCCCGCCGCCGCCACGTCATCGACGTGTACGTCCGGCCCGCGGAAGGGGCGCCGAAGGCGATTTCCCGCGACTGGAACGGTTTTCACTTCGCCGGCTGGAGGGAGGGGGATCTGGCGTTCTGGGCGGTCTCCGACCTCGATCGGCGCGAGCTCGACCGGTTCGTCACCCTCTTTCGCTCCCGGGCGAGTTGA
- a CDS encoding metallophosphoesterase: MRNTDRRSFLKIAGISIGAGALYRVAPLLGAGREGAGLSRALREANGEPLRPFSFVQLSDTHVGFEGPPDPLGTRAFERAVETINALPEPPELILFTGDLTHDTEDRREHAARLKRFREIAGKLSVQAIHCVPGEHDAALDGGALFRESLGPTSYSFDHRGVHFVGLDNVSRGKPEIGKEQLAWLERDLSRFGPSAPIVVFTHRPLFDLKPEWEWFTDDGDAVMNLLARFENVTVLYGHIHRADHRRIGRADHHAARSLVFAFPDPESGAEKKPLPFRKERPFANLGIRRIAAPGAPGALSIDDVELSAAEFSGTAGIQQLLKGGSFA, encoded by the coding sequence ATGAGGAACACCGATCGCCGTTCGTTCCTGAAGATCGCGGGCATTTCCATCGGCGCCGGGGCGCTCTACCGCGTCGCCCCGCTCCTCGGGGCGGGCCGGGAGGGCGCCGGACTTTCGCGGGCGCTCCGGGAGGCCAACGGAGAGCCGCTCCGCCCCTTCTCCTTCGTCCAGCTCTCGGACACGCACGTCGGCTTCGAGGGCCCGCCCGATCCCCTCGGCACGCGCGCGTTCGAGCGGGCGGTCGAAACGATCAACGCGCTCCCGGAGCCGCCGGAGCTCATCCTGTTCACGGGCGACCTGACGCACGACACGGAGGACCGCCGGGAACACGCGGCCCGCCTGAAGCGGTTCCGGGAAATCGCGGGGAAGCTCTCCGTCCAGGCGATCCACTGCGTCCCGGGGGAGCACGACGCGGCGCTCGACGGAGGCGCCCTCTTCCGGGAGTCGCTCGGGCCGACGTCGTACTCCTTCGATCACCGAGGGGTCCACTTCGTCGGTCTCGACAACGTGTCGAGAGGGAAACCGGAGATCGGGAAGGAGCAGCTCGCCTGGCTCGAGAGGGACCTCTCCCGCTTCGGCCCGTCCGCGCCGATCGTCGTCTTCACCCATCGTCCCCTCTTCGACCTGAAGCCGGAATGGGAGTGGTTCACCGACGACGGCGACGCGGTGATGAACCTCCTGGCGCGGTTCGAGAACGTCACCGTGCTGTACGGGCACATCCACCGCGCCGACCACCGACGGATCGGCCGCGCGGATCACCACGCCGCGCGCTCCCTGGTCTTCGCGTTTCCCGATCCGGAGTCGGGCGCCGAGAAGAAGCCTCTTCCGTTCCGGAAGGAGCGCCCGTTCGCGAACCTCGGAATCCGCCGGATCGCGGCGCCGGGCGCTCCGGGGGCGCTCTCGATCGACGACGTCGAGCTCTCCGCGGCGGAGTTTTCCGGAACCGCGGGGATTCAGCAGCTTCTCAAAGGAGGGTCATTCGCATGA
- a CDS encoding cupredoxin domain-containing protein, whose translation MSIARFVSCTAVTAALLASASVRRASADAPAPRVVEVTARRFEFTPAAIRLRKGETVTLRLRTLDVRHGLFSRPLGIDAEFEPGAARDVTITPRETGTFVVICDRFCGSGHGNMKIAVVVE comes from the coding sequence ATGAGCATCGCCCGATTCGTTTCGTGCACCGCCGTGACGGCGGCGCTCCTGGCTTCCGCGTCGGTTCGCCGCGCATCGGCGGACGCTCCCGCTCCCCGGGTCGTCGAAGTCACCGCCCGGCGATTCGAATTCACGCCGGCGGCGATTCGGCTCCGGAAGGGAGAGACCGTCACCCTCCGCCTCCGGACGCTCGACGTCCGCCACGGACTCTTCTCCCGGCCGCTCGGCATCGACGCCGAGTTCGAGCCGGGGGCGGCCCGCGACGTGACGATCACGCCCCGCGAGACGGGAACCTTCGTCGTCATCTGCGACCGTTTCTGCGGCTCGGGGCACGGGAACATGAAAATCGCCGTCGTCGTGGAATGA
- a CDS encoding metallopeptidase family protein has product MVDVSPSEFEELVAEALDEIPDEFQSHLVNTLVTIEARPTRQQLEGLGVGRGRTLLGLYHGTPLTLRDSNFAALPDTIILFREPILAASRSRRDVVRQVKDTVVHEVGHFFGLSDKDLP; this is encoded by the coding sequence ATGGTAGACGTCTCTCCGTCGGAGTTCGAGGAACTCGTCGCGGAAGCTCTCGACGAGATCCCGGACGAGTTCCAGTCGCATCTCGTCAATACTCTCGTCACGATCGAGGCCCGCCCGACGCGGCAGCAGCTGGAGGGCCTGGGAGTCGGCCGCGGGCGGACGCTCCTCGGCCTGTATCACGGAACGCCGCTGACGCTTCGGGATTCGAATTTCGCGGCGCTCCCGGACACGATCATCCTCTTCCGCGAGCCGATCCTCGCCGCGAGCCGGTCTCGCCGCGACGTCGTCCGCCAGGTGAAGGACACGGTCGTGCACGAGGTAGGGCATTTCTTCGGGCTGTCGGACAAAGACCTTCCTTAG